In the genome of Salinispirillum sp. LH 10-3-1, one region contains:
- a CDS encoding methyl-accepting chemotaxis protein yields MKFGNLSIRMQMLVTMALALVFALGSSSVLYTRMIVAQADSAILETALPAQAEAVRNALSTIVEVPVAHAAAVANDEYVRRWMAAGEPANQNDDIVAYLRRHADRHGALSAYVVSASTGAYWTEVGQTRTMLRNDPAFAWFFALLDGSVDPVVTGAVNIDTGDMSLFINHKMRDLNGRVTGIGGMALSLEAAVDTVRRYSIGEGGRLYTVTSNGIMMIHDDLSLVSNEVTLADYTSPQIAQSLLRSREFELERFVRDGVPMLVASLPLEALDWQLIIEIPEAEVYAESRNALLVASMIGLVILVVSLLLTTVVTSRLMRPVRAVSEALLEISSGEGDLTRQLPENRKDELGDLARGFNRFVSSLSGLIADVRQSNEQLHGIIGQVVDIVQRTQGSAAEQNQMTDSVATAMHEMSTTVGEITRNANETASYSQEAASAAEQADTRVEASLQNSEVMRNEIGSASSSLTDLVADVDNIVKVTEVIRDISEQTNLLALNAAIEAARAGESGRGFAVVADEVRTLASRTRSSTEDIQARIQQLQEGSQRAVTSMNAGQSATEAAVSSAQETREALRGIHEQLMQVVDMNHQIATATEEQSAVTDDVNKHVQGISDVARSSAEELEACVSACTDMMSLAEDLRKRLGRFKTE; encoded by the coding sequence ATGAAGTTTGGCAATCTCAGTATTCGTATGCAGATGCTGGTTACGATGGCGCTGGCACTCGTATTTGCGTTGGGTAGTAGCAGTGTACTGTATACCCGAATGATTGTTGCACAGGCTGATTCAGCCATTCTCGAAACGGCCCTGCCCGCGCAAGCGGAAGCCGTGCGCAATGCCTTAAGCACCATCGTCGAGGTGCCGGTGGCCCATGCGGCGGCGGTAGCAAACGATGAGTACGTACGGCGTTGGATGGCGGCAGGTGAGCCCGCCAACCAAAACGACGACATAGTGGCCTATTTGAGACGCCACGCTGATCGCCACGGGGCATTGTCGGCGTATGTGGTGTCGGCCAGCACCGGTGCCTACTGGACCGAAGTCGGCCAAACACGCACCATGTTACGCAATGATCCGGCCTTTGCTTGGTTTTTTGCCTTGCTGGATGGCAGCGTGGACCCGGTGGTGACCGGTGCGGTCAACATTGATACCGGCGATATGTCGCTGTTCATCAACCACAAAATGCGGGACTTGAATGGCCGTGTTACCGGCATCGGCGGCATGGCATTGTCGTTAGAGGCCGCGGTCGATACCGTGAGACGCTACAGCATTGGTGAGGGTGGTAGGCTCTACACGGTAACGAGCAATGGCATCATGATGATTCATGATGACCTGAGTTTGGTGTCTAACGAAGTTACACTCGCCGATTATACCTCACCACAAATCGCTCAGTCATTGCTGCGCAGCCGTGAGTTTGAATTGGAGCGCTTTGTCCGTGACGGTGTGCCGATGTTGGTTGCTTCGTTGCCGTTGGAGGCGCTGGACTGGCAGTTGATCATCGAAATTCCAGAAGCCGAGGTTTATGCCGAAAGCCGTAATGCTTTGTTGGTGGCCAGTATGATCGGGTTGGTTATCTTGGTGGTGTCGTTGTTGCTGACAACGGTGGTCACATCGCGCTTGATGCGTCCGGTGCGAGCGGTGAGCGAAGCTTTGCTGGAAATTAGCTCGGGTGAAGGTGACCTGACGCGGCAGCTGCCCGAAAACCGTAAAGACGAACTGGGCGACTTGGCGCGTGGCTTTAACCGCTTTGTATCGTCGTTATCCGGGCTGATTGCCGATGTTCGCCAGAGTAACGAGCAGTTGCACGGCATCATCGGTCAGGTGGTTGATATCGTGCAGCGTACGCAAGGCAGTGCGGCCGAGCAGAACCAAATGACCGACTCTGTGGCAACCGCCATGCATGAAATGTCGACCACTGTCGGCGAGATTACCCGCAATGCAAACGAGACAGCGTCTTACTCGCAAGAGGCCGCATCCGCTGCCGAGCAGGCCGATACCCGTGTCGAGGCCAGTTTGCAAAACAGTGAGGTAATGCGTAACGAAATTGGCAGCGCATCAAGCTCGTTAACGGACTTGGTGGCGGACGTCGATAACATCGTTAAGGTCACGGAAGTCATCCGTGACATCTCCGAGCAAACGAACTTACTGGCGCTTAATGCTGCCATTGAGGCGGCCCGGGCGGGTGAGTCGGGCCGTGGTTTTGCGGTAGTAGCGGATGAAGTACGGACGCTGGCCAGCCGCACACGCAGCTCGACAGAAGACATTCAAGCCCGTATTCAGCAATTGCAAGAGGGGTCGCAGCGCGCCGTTACTTCGATGAATGCTGGTCAGTCGGCAACTGAAGCCGCCGTTTCTTCAGCGCAAGAGACGCGCGAAGCCTTGCGAGGTATTCATGAACAGCTGATGCAGGTAGTGGATATGAACCACCAGATCGCAACCGCAACCGAAGAGCAAAGTGCTGTAACAGACGATGTGAACAAACACGTGCAAGGTATTTCCGATGTGGCGCGTTCGTCGGCGGAAGAGCTCGAGGCCTGCGTGTCGGCGTGCACGGATATGATGAGCCTCGCCGAAGACCTGCGGAAACGATTGGGTCGATTTAAAACGGAGTAA
- a CDS encoding PilZ domain-containing protein, translating into MDDNRRFTRLPQDAKACLVLPGQTIDGEVHDISLKGALFLALSDDLPTHWHEHEGTLNIELNDGEVVISMNVRLAFIDGHHAGLEVTSLGLDSASHLRRLVELNLGAEDLLQRELGMLWDNR; encoded by the coding sequence ATGGATGACAACCGCCGCTTTACCCGCCTACCCCAAGACGCCAAGGCCTGCCTTGTTTTGCCAGGTCAGACCATTGATGGCGAAGTGCATGATATAAGCCTCAAAGGTGCACTCTTTCTCGCCCTCAGTGATGATCTGCCAACACATTGGCACGAGCATGAAGGCACCCTAAATATAGAGCTGAATGATGGTGAAGTGGTGATCTCAATGAACGTAAGACTGGCCTTCATTGACGGTCATCATGCCGGGCTGGAAGTGACCTCTCTTGGCCTCGATAGCGCTTCGCACCTGCGTCGCTTGGTAGAGCTTAACTTAGGTGCTGAAGATCTACTGCAGCGCGAGTTGGGCATGCTGTGGGACAACCGCTGA
- the msrA gene encoding peptide-methionine (S)-S-oxide reductase MsrA — protein sequence MGLFTKTDMPTSAEGALPGRSEPLSIVSTHAVNGSSMLAPFPAGMERIVLGLGCFWGAERLFWQMSGVFTTAVGYAGGYTPNPTYEETCTGQTGHTEVVLVVFDPKRLALDDILRTFWEAHDPTQGMRQGNDVGSQYRSAIYTSSASQMEKAQESLAAFQAQLSAAGLGEITTEVRGDVPFYYAETYHQQYLHKNPNGYCGLKGTGVVCAI from the coding sequence ATGGGTCTTTTTACGAAAACAGATATGCCAACATCAGCGGAAGGGGCTTTGCCGGGTCGCTCAGAGCCATTGTCTATCGTGTCGACGCACGCAGTAAACGGCAGCTCGATGCTGGCGCCTTTCCCTGCCGGTATGGAGCGTATAGTCCTTGGGCTAGGGTGCTTCTGGGGTGCGGAGCGGTTGTTCTGGCAGATGTCTGGGGTTTTTACCACTGCGGTAGGGTATGCCGGGGGCTACACACCGAACCCAACGTATGAAGAGACTTGTACGGGGCAAACGGGACATACGGAAGTTGTGCTGGTGGTCTTTGACCCTAAGCGTCTCGCTTTGGATGATATTCTGCGAACCTTTTGGGAGGCTCATGACCCGACCCAGGGTATGCGACAAGGCAATGACGTGGGGTCGCAGTATCGCTCCGCCATTTATACGAGCAGCGCCTCACAAATGGAAAAAGCACAAGAAAGCCTAGCAGCTTTTCAGGCCCAGCTGAGCGCGGCAGGCTTGGGAGAGATCACAACGGAAGTGCGAGGAGACGTACCCTTTTACTACGCTGAAACCTATCATCAGCAGTACCTGCATAAAAACCCTAATGGATATTGCGGTTTGAAAGGAACCGGTGTGGTGTGTGCGATCTAG
- a CDS encoding cobalamin-binding protein, producing the protein MTLTQRILKHLCLALLAGPLATVATADIRVTDDDGNTIILQQPAQRIVSLVPHATELMFEIGAGHLVIGAAEYSDYPEAAKAIPRVGDYFALNLEAILSLQPDLVLAWHSSNVSSQLETLAQLNIPIYFTDPQNIAMIAETQRDLGSLTGRAAQGEQVAQKLLQAMTDLRSEYGDRERLRVFYQVWHDPIFTISNRNFIGELITLCGGENIFGDATMLAPQVGRESVVAGNPQVILGGGSDGTGFEIWHPSKEIAAVASGHLYSINSDHISRPTSSLITGGRLLCEAIDLAR; encoded by the coding sequence ATGACATTGACGCAACGGATACTCAAACACCTCTGCCTGGCCTTGCTCGCAGGCCCTCTCGCCACTGTCGCAACCGCCGACATTCGTGTTACTGACGACGATGGCAACACGATTATTCTCCAGCAGCCAGCGCAGCGCATTGTCAGCCTGGTCCCACACGCCACCGAGCTGATGTTCGAGATCGGCGCCGGGCATCTTGTGATAGGGGCTGCCGAGTACAGCGACTACCCCGAAGCCGCCAAAGCCATTCCTCGCGTTGGTGATTATTTCGCGCTGAACCTGGAAGCCATTCTCAGCTTACAGCCTGATTTGGTTTTGGCATGGCATAGCAGCAATGTCTCCTCGCAGCTTGAGACCCTCGCTCAGCTGAACATCCCCATTTATTTTACTGATCCGCAGAACATCGCCATGATCGCCGAGACACAGCGTGACCTTGGTAGCCTCACTGGGCGCGCCGCTCAGGGTGAACAAGTCGCACAAAAACTCCTGCAAGCCATGACTGACTTGCGATCAGAATACGGCGACCGTGAACGCCTGCGTGTCTTCTACCAAGTCTGGCACGACCCCATTTTCACCATCAGCAATCGTAATTTCATTGGCGAACTGATTACCCTATGTGGTGGCGAAAATATTTTCGGCGATGCCACCATGCTTGCCCCACAAGTTGGCCGAGAGTCCGTGGTAGCAGGCAATCCACAGGTGATTTTGGGTGGCGGTTCTGATGGAACTGGGTTTGAAATCTGGCACCCCAGCAAAGAAATTGCCGCGGTCGCGTCAGGACACCTTTACAGCATCAACAGCGACCATATCTCGCGCCCGACCAGCAGTTTAATAACGGGTGGACGCCTGTTGTGTGAGGCTATTGACCTAGCGCGGTAA
- the cobU gene encoding bifunctional adenosylcobinamide kinase/adenosylcobinamide-phosphate guanylyltransferase produces MIHLITGGARSGKSKRAETLAMGSALPVIYVATAQAADAEMAARIAHHRHQRPSDWQTIEEPIQLAQVLQALPDDHCVLIDCMTLWLSNLLHAERGTLEREANAFLEHLATTSQYLIIVTNEVGSGIIPLGELTRQFADEAGRLNQQLGRLADQAELIVAGLPVFLK; encoded by the coding sequence ATGATCCACCTGATTACTGGCGGCGCCCGTTCCGGCAAAAGCAAACGCGCGGAAACCTTAGCCATGGGCAGTGCCCTGCCAGTTATCTACGTCGCTACGGCACAGGCAGCAGATGCCGAAATGGCAGCCCGCATCGCCCACCATCGGCATCAGCGACCAAGCGACTGGCAAACCATAGAAGAGCCGATTCAACTTGCTCAGGTACTGCAGGCGCTGCCGGACGATCACTGTGTTTTGATTGACTGTATGACCCTGTGGCTCAGCAACCTCTTGCACGCCGAACGGGGCACCTTGGAGCGCGAGGCCAATGCCTTTTTGGAGCACCTCGCCACGACCTCACAGTATTTGATCATCGTTACCAATGAAGTGGGCAGTGGCATCATTCCCTTAGGTGAGTTAACACGACAGTTTGCCGATGAAGCTGGCCGCCTTAATCAACAACTAGGGCGTTTGGCGGACCAAGCAGAGCTGATTGTGGCTGGATTGCCGGTTTTTCTGAAATGA
- the pyrF gene encoding orotidine-5'-phosphate decarboxylase, whose amino-acid sequence MTFYSKLQARWQSTDSLICVGLDPQPELFPAAIASEPKAIFAFNKAIIDATHDLVCAYKPQIAHYAAVGAEDQLQSTMDYLRTEYPDIPIILDSKRGDIGSTATMYAREAFERYQADAVTVNPYMGWDTIEPFARYTDKGVIVLCRTSNDSAVELQNLTLASGKTLFARVAEQATKKWNPHGNLALVVGATAPAELAEVRALIGDMAILVPGLGAQGGDTEAVMKAGLNSQGTGLIINSSRGILYASQGPDFAEAARQETLRMRDLANRFRP is encoded by the coding sequence TTGACTTTTTATTCCAAACTTCAAGCCCGCTGGCAATCAACCGACTCATTGATCTGTGTCGGCCTGGACCCGCAACCCGAACTGTTCCCCGCCGCCATTGCGTCTGAGCCGAAGGCCATTTTCGCCTTCAATAAAGCGATCATTGATGCAACGCACGACTTGGTCTGCGCCTATAAGCCTCAAATCGCCCACTACGCCGCGGTGGGCGCCGAAGACCAGCTGCAGTCCACCATGGATTACCTGCGCACCGAATACCCCGACATTCCGATTATTTTAGACAGTAAACGAGGCGACATTGGCTCAACCGCCACCATGTATGCCCGTGAAGCCTTCGAGCGCTATCAGGCTGATGCGGTCACCGTTAACCCCTATATGGGTTGGGATACCATCGAGCCTTTTGCACGCTACACCGACAAGGGCGTGATCGTATTGTGTCGCACGTCTAACGACTCGGCAGTAGAACTGCAAAACCTCACGTTGGCTTCAGGTAAAACTCTGTTTGCCCGGGTTGCTGAACAGGCCACCAAAAAATGGAATCCACATGGCAACCTCGCCTTGGTAGTGGGAGCAACGGCACCGGCAGAGCTGGCAGAAGTCCGCGCCCTGATCGGCGACATGGCGATCCTAGTGCCCGGCTTAGGGGCTCAAGGTGGCGACACTGAAGCGGTCATGAAAGCAGGCTTGAACAGCCAAGGCACTGGTTTAATCATCAACTCATCACGCGGCATACTCTATGCCAGCCAAGGCCCTGATTTCGCTGAAGCCGCGCGCCAAGAAACGCTGCGCATGCGTGATCTGGCCAATCGGTTCCGCCCATGA